From a single Alloactinosynnema sp. L-07 genomic region:
- a CDS encoding FAD-binding dehydrogenase — translation MTDVIVVGAGLAGLVATYELTKAGKRVTVVDQENAANLGGQAFWSLGGLFLVDSPEQRRLRIHDSHELALQDWLGSAGFDRDREDHWPRQWAHAYVDFAAGEKRAYLHALGLRVMPTVGWAERGGGLAWGHGNSVPRFHLTWGTGPEVVRVFLEPVMEAAARGLVTFRHRHQVDSLIMENGAAVGVQGTVLEPSDTPRGVSSSRTAVGSFELRAQAVVVTSGGIGGNPELVRKNWPVERFGRAPARMITGVPAHVDGRMLEITESAGASIVNRDRMWHYTEGIQNWDPIWPSHGIRILPGPSSLWLDATGKRLPVPLFPGFDSLATLKHILSTGHDHTWFILTQSIIEKEFALSGSEQNPDITGKDLKLLLSRVRKGAPGPVEAFKQHGVDFVVRPTLRELVDSMNELEGGVDFAQVEREVVARDRELDNTFSKDMQIMAIRNGRTYLSDKIMRIASPHKLQDPAHGPLIAVRLNLLTRKTLGGLETNLDSQVIRPDESTFDGLYAAGEVAGFGGGGVHGYNALEGTFLGGCVFSGRAAGRALARDLG, via the coding sequence ATGACCGACGTCATCGTGGTCGGCGCCGGTCTCGCAGGCCTGGTCGCCACCTACGAGCTCACCAAGGCAGGCAAGCGGGTCACGGTCGTCGACCAGGAGAACGCGGCGAACCTTGGCGGCCAAGCGTTCTGGTCCCTCGGTGGTCTGTTCCTTGTGGACAGTCCAGAACAGCGCCGCCTCCGCATCCACGACTCGCACGAGCTGGCGCTGCAGGACTGGTTGGGCAGCGCCGGTTTCGACCGCGACCGCGAAGACCACTGGCCAAGGCAGTGGGCCCACGCCTACGTCGACTTCGCCGCGGGCGAGAAGCGCGCCTACCTCCACGCCTTGGGTCTGCGCGTCATGCCCACCGTCGGCTGGGCCGAACGCGGCGGCGGCCTGGCGTGGGGCCATGGCAACTCGGTGCCCCGATTCCACCTGACCTGGGGCACGGGACCCGAGGTGGTCCGGGTGTTCTTGGAGCCCGTGATGGAGGCCGCCGCCCGCGGCCTGGTCACCTTCCGCCACCGCCACCAGGTCGACTCGTTGATCATGGAGAACGGCGCGGCCGTAGGCGTTCAAGGCACCGTCCTCGAACCCTCGGACACACCGCGCGGGGTGTCCTCGTCCCGGACAGCTGTTGGGTCGTTCGAACTGCGCGCCCAAGCCGTCGTGGTGACCTCGGGCGGCATCGGCGGCAACCCGGAGTTGGTCCGCAAGAACTGGCCGGTGGAACGGTTCGGCCGCGCTCCGGCCCGCATGATCACCGGCGTGCCCGCCCACGTGGACGGCCGGATGCTGGAGATCACCGAGTCGGCTGGGGCGAGCATCGTCAACCGCGACCGGATGTGGCACTACACCGAGGGCATCCAGAACTGGGACCCGATCTGGCCGTCCCACGGCATCCGCATCCTGCCCGGCCCGTCCTCACTGTGGCTCGACGCGACCGGCAAGCGCCTGCCGGTCCCCCTGTTCCCCGGCTTCGACAGCCTCGCGACGTTGAAACACATTCTGTCGACCGGGCACGACCACACCTGGTTCATCCTGACGCAGTCGATCATCGAGAAAGAGTTCGCCCTGTCGGGCTCCGAGCAGAACCCGGACATCACCGGCAAGGACCTGAAACTGCTCCTGAGCCGAGTCCGCAAAGGCGCCCCGGGCCCGGTCGAGGCGTTCAAACAACACGGTGTCGACTTCGTCGTCCGGCCGACCCTGCGTGAGTTGGTCGACAGTATGAACGAGCTTGAAGGTGGCGTGGACTTCGCTCAGGTCGAGCGGGAGGTCGTCGCCCGAGACCGGGAACTGGACAACACGTTCTCGAAAGACATGCAGATCATGGCGATCCGCAACGGCCGGACTTATCTGTCGGACAAGATCATGCGCATCGCAAGCCCGCACAAACTCCAAGACCCGGCCCACGGTCCTCTCATTGCGGTCCGCCTGAACCTGCTGACCCGCAAGACGTTGGGCGGCCTGGAAACCAACCTCGACTCACAGGTCATCCGCCCAGACGAATCGACCTTCGACGGCCTCTACGCGGCGGGCGAGGTCGCAGGCTTCGGGGGCGGCGGCGTCCACGGCTACAACGCACTGGAAGGCACCTTCCTGGGCGGCTGCGTCTTCTCGGGCCGAGCCGCGGGCCGAGCCTTGGCCCGCGACTTGGGCTGA
- a CDS encoding SAM-dependent methyltransferase, with protein MSEWQGWVPSSVDVSVPSIARAYDYLLGGAHNFEADRELSRKAEQMLPGLRQLVRMNRAFLGRAVRFMISQGVRQFLDVGAGIPTVGSVHQVAHGEDPTCRVVYVDRDPVAVAHSELMLADQDQVAIVRADIRDPEGIFDSPEARRLLDLDEPVGVLMLFMLHWVPDDWDPIGLLAKYNERLAPGSMLAITHASADRKTEEITKVAGLVEQSKSRDLVQLRSHAEIEPLFAGFELVEPGLVGCGLWRPSGAGDIAGEADMNSQFYAGVGRKI; from the coding sequence CTGTCTGAGTGGCAGGGTTGGGTCCCGTCGAGCGTCGATGTGTCGGTGCCGAGCATTGCTCGCGCGTACGACTATCTGCTCGGCGGCGCGCACAACTTCGAGGCCGACCGCGAGCTGAGCCGCAAGGCCGAGCAGATGCTGCCCGGCCTGCGCCAGCTCGTTCGGATGAACCGCGCGTTCCTTGGCCGCGCGGTCCGGTTCATGATCAGCCAAGGTGTCCGGCAGTTCCTCGATGTCGGCGCGGGCATCCCGACCGTGGGCAGCGTGCACCAGGTCGCCCACGGCGAGGACCCGACGTGCCGCGTGGTCTACGTCGACCGTGACCCGGTGGCCGTCGCGCACAGCGAACTGATGCTGGCCGACCAGGACCAGGTCGCCATCGTCCGCGCTGACATCCGGGACCCGGAGGGCATCTTCGACAGCCCGGAGGCCCGCCGCCTGCTCGACCTCGACGAGCCGGTCGGCGTGCTGATGCTCTTCATGCTGCACTGGGTCCCCGATGACTGGGACCCGATCGGCCTGTTGGCCAAGTACAACGAGCGCCTCGCCCCCGGTAGCATGCTGGCGATCACCCACGCCAGCGCCGACCGCAAGACCGAGGAGATCACCAAGGTGGCGGGCCTGGTCGAGCAGAGCAAGAGCCGCGACCTGGTCCAGCTGCGTTCGCACGCCGAGATCGAGCCGCTGTTCGCCGGATTCGAGCTGGTCGAACCCGGGCTGGTCGGGTGCGGGCTGTGGCGACCGTCCGGGGCGGGCGACATCGCGGGCGAGGCCGACATGAACTCCCAGTTCTACGCGGGAGTGGGCCGCAAAATCTGA
- a CDS encoding cytochrome P450 produces the protein MTVPVAPGRWPVLGHTPAILRHRLGFTSSLRQYGDVVRIDLGPMPAHVVTTPELAHRVLVTEGAAFEKGAMFDKFRAYVGNGLVLSSGAFHRRQRRLMQPSFHRDELARYPETMVRATTDLTDSWEPGAVREVDQDMQAVAVTIVGETLFSAGLGRAAIEEARRSIPLVIKYGMLRVLSPSLLERLPIPVNRRFDEATARMRAIVLDLIAQRRATGVDRGDLLSRLLLARDETGAGMDDEQVHDEVITLLSAGIETSALALAWIFHELGRDAEVRQRVHAEVDEVLSGRTITFDDVPKLEYTRRVVDETLRKYPLWILMRRATTEVDLGDVRLTAGDEVIVSPHALHHDPHSYANPMRFDPDRWTPERSAALPKGAYIPFGAGTRQCIGNSFALTEIIAVVATVAARWDLVPVPGKPVVVKVTSTAYPSRLPMTTMPR, from the coding sequence ATGACCGTCCCGGTCGCCCCCGGCCGCTGGCCCGTTCTCGGTCACACCCCGGCGATTTTGCGACACCGCTTGGGTTTCACGTCGTCGCTGCGCCAGTACGGCGATGTCGTGCGCATCGATCTCGGGCCGATGCCCGCCCATGTCGTGACCACTCCCGAACTGGCCCACCGGGTCCTGGTGACCGAGGGCGCCGCGTTCGAGAAGGGCGCGATGTTCGACAAGTTCCGCGCCTACGTGGGAAATGGTCTCGTGTTGTCCTCCGGCGCGTTCCACCGCAGACAGCGCAGGCTGATGCAGCCGTCGTTCCACCGCGACGAACTCGCGCGCTACCCGGAGACGATGGTGCGCGCGACGACAGACCTGACCGACTCCTGGGAGCCGGGCGCGGTCCGTGAGGTCGACCAGGACATGCAAGCGGTGGCTGTGACCATCGTCGGCGAGACGCTGTTCTCCGCCGGACTCGGCCGCGCCGCCATCGAGGAAGCGCGCCGGTCGATTCCCCTTGTCATCAAATACGGGATGCTGCGCGTGTTGTCCCCCAGTCTGCTGGAGCGGCTGCCGATCCCGGTCAACCGCCGGTTCGACGAGGCCACCGCGCGCATGCGCGCCATCGTGCTCGACCTGATCGCCCAGCGCCGCGCCACGGGGGTCGACCGCGGCGACCTGCTGTCCAGACTCCTGCTCGCGCGGGACGAGACCGGTGCAGGCATGGACGACGAGCAGGTCCACGACGAGGTCATCACGTTGCTCAGCGCGGGCATCGAGACCAGCGCGCTGGCCCTGGCCTGGATCTTCCACGAACTCGGCCGCGACGCGGAGGTGCGACAGCGGGTGCACGCGGAGGTGGACGAGGTCCTCTCAGGACGGACGATCACCTTCGACGATGTCCCCAAGCTGGAATACACGCGCCGAGTGGTCGACGAGACCCTGCGCAAGTATCCACTGTGGATTCTGATGCGACGCGCCACCACCGAGGTCGACCTGGGAGACGTGCGCCTGACCGCGGGCGACGAGGTGATCGTCAGTCCGCACGCGCTGCACCACGACCCACACTCCTACGCCAACCCGATGCGGTTCGACCCCGACCGCTGGACCCCCGAGCGGTCCGCGGCGCTGCCCAAGGGCGCCTACATCCCGTTCGGCGCGGGCACCCGCCAGTGCATCGGGAACTCGTTCGCGCTGACCGAGATCATCGCCGTGGTGGCCACCGTCGCCGCCCGCTGGGACTTGGTCCCGGTGCCGGGCAAGCCGGTCGTGGTGAAGGTGACCTCGACGGCGTACCCCAGCCGCCTGCCCATGACGACCATGCCCAGATAG
- the recQ gene encoding DNA helicase RecQ: MTSAETLTPALEVLRRVFGYDAFRGDQAEIIEQVVSGGDALVLMPTGGGKSLCYQIPALVRDGVGVVISPLIALMQDQVDALRALGVRAGFLNSTQGYEERREVEEAFLDGELDLLYLAPERLRVEATTRLLERGTIALFAIDEAHCVSQWGHDFRPDYLALSELHERWPDVPRIALTATATKATHTEIAQRLNLGDAKHFVASFDRPNIQYRIVPKNGAQKQLLDLLTSEHKGDAGIVYCLSRASVEKTAEFLSQNGIPAVPYHAGLDARTRARNQSRFLREDGLIVVATIAFGMGIDKPDVRFVAHLDLPKSVEGYYQETGRAGRDGQPSTAWLAYGLADVVQQRKMIDSSEGDLAHRRRLSAHLDAMLALCETVSCRRVQLLNYFSQDAAACGNCDTCLTPPESWDGTIPAQKLLSTVFRLDRERGQKFGAGQVIDILLGKQTEKITQFRHDQLKVYGIGTELNDSEWRGVVRQLLAQGLLAVEGDYGVLTLTETSNEVLGRTRDVMLRREPERTRQPRTRKPAAAAAVDMPAEAAPIFDLLRAWRAAAAKEQGVPAYVIFHDATLRQIATQKPSTLGDLGTISGIGENKLAKYGQQILDTLNQ; the protein is encoded by the coding sequence GTGACTTCCGCCGAGACACTCACACCCGCCCTCGAAGTCCTCCGCCGAGTCTTCGGCTACGACGCCTTCCGCGGTGACCAAGCGGAGATCATCGAGCAGGTCGTCAGCGGTGGCGACGCCCTCGTGCTGATGCCGACCGGTGGCGGCAAGTCATTGTGCTATCAAATCCCCGCGTTGGTGCGGGACGGCGTAGGCGTGGTGATCTCGCCCTTGATCGCGCTCATGCAGGACCAGGTCGACGCACTACGGGCGTTGGGGGTTCGCGCGGGGTTCCTCAACTCGACCCAGGGGTATGAGGAGCGGCGGGAGGTAGAAGAGGCGTTCCTCGACGGCGAGTTGGACCTGCTCTACCTCGCCCCCGAACGGCTGCGGGTCGAGGCGACCACGCGGTTGCTGGAGCGCGGGACGATCGCGCTGTTCGCCATTGATGAAGCGCATTGTGTGTCGCAGTGGGGACATGACTTCCGGCCGGACTACCTGGCCCTGTCCGAGCTGCACGAACGCTGGCCCGACGTCCCCCGCATCGCCCTCACCGCGACCGCCACGAAGGCCACGCACACCGAGATCGCGCAGCGGTTGAATCTGGGGGATGCCAAGCACTTCGTGGCCAGTTTCGATCGGCCGAACATCCAGTACCGGATCGTGCCCAAGAACGGCGCCCAGAAACAGCTCCTCGATCTGCTGACAAGCGAGCACAAGGGCGATGCGGGCATCGTCTATTGCCTGTCGCGCGCGTCGGTGGAGAAGACGGCGGAATTCCTGTCGCAGAACGGAATCCCCGCCGTGCCGTATCACGCGGGGCTCGACGCGCGGACCCGGGCGCGCAACCAGTCGAGGTTCCTGCGGGAGGACGGGCTGATCGTGGTCGCCACGATCGCGTTCGGGATGGGGATCGACAAGCCGGACGTGCGGTTCGTGGCCCATCTCGACCTGCCGAAGTCCGTCGAGGGCTACTACCAGGAGACCGGCCGCGCCGGCCGCGACGGCCAGCCATCGACCGCCTGGCTCGCGTACGGCCTGGCCGATGTCGTGCAGCAGCGCAAGATGATCGACTCATCCGAGGGCGATCTGGCTCATCGGCGCAGGTTGAGCGCCCATCTCGACGCGATGCTCGCGTTGTGCGAGACGGTGTCCTGCAGGCGGGTCCAGTTGCTGAACTACTTCAGCCAGGACGCCGCCGCCTGCGGCAACTGCGACACCTGCCTCACCCCGCCGGAGTCCTGGGACGGCACCATCCCCGCCCAAAAGCTTCTGTCGACGGTCTTCCGCCTCGACCGCGAACGCGGCCAGAAATTCGGCGCGGGTCAGGTGATCGACATCCTGCTGGGCAAGCAGACGGAGAAGATCACCCAGTTCCGCCACGACCAGCTCAAGGTCTACGGCATCGGCACCGAACTCAACGACAGCGAATGGCGCGGCGTCGTCCGTCAACTCCTCGCCCAAGGCCTCCTGGCCGTCGAAGGCGACTACGGCGTCCTCACCCTGACCGAGACCAGCAACGAAGTCCTCGGCCGCACCCGCGACGTCATGCTCCGCCGCGAACCCGAACGCACCCGCCAACCCCGCACCCGCAAGCCTGCGGCGGCGGCGGCGGTCGACATGCCCGCCGAGGCCGCCCCCATCTTCGACCTCCTCCGCGCCTGGCGAGCCGCGGCCGCAAAGGAACAAGGCGTCCCCGCCTACGTGATCTTCCACGACGCCACCCTCCGTCAGATCGCCACCCAGAAGCCGTCTACGCTGGGCGATCTCGGCACGATCAGCGGCATCGGCGAGAACAAGCTGGCGAAGTACGGCCAGCAAATCCTCGATACCCTGAACCAATAG
- a CDS encoding helix-turn-helix domain-containing protein gives MDKPPPYQEVLDEVAPRLKRLRTKRGITLAALSETTGISTSTLSRLESGQRKPSLELLLPLAGAYNVPLDDLVGAPEVGDPRVRLTPRSMHGGGTYIPLTRSPSPIQAYKMIIPDRGEPEPRTHEGYEWLYVLDGRLRLVLAEHDVVLGPGEAAEFDTKVPHWFGSADGRPVELLSLFGKQGERMHVRAKPRA, from the coding sequence ATGGACAAGCCACCGCCCTACCAAGAGGTCCTCGACGAGGTCGCGCCCCGGCTCAAGCGGCTGCGCACCAAGCGCGGCATCACCCTGGCCGCCCTGTCCGAGACGACCGGCATCTCCACCAGCACCCTGTCGCGGCTGGAGTCCGGTCAGCGCAAGCCCAGCCTGGAGCTGCTGCTCCCGCTCGCCGGGGCGTACAACGTGCCCCTCGACGATCTGGTCGGTGCGCCCGAGGTCGGGGATCCAAGGGTCCGGCTGACCCCTCGGAGCATGCACGGCGGCGGCACGTACATCCCGCTGACCAGGAGTCCGAGCCCGATCCAGGCGTACAAGATGATCATCCCTGACCGGGGTGAGCCGGAACCGCGCACCCACGAGGGCTACGAGTGGCTGTACGTGCTCGACGGCAGGCTGCGCCTCGTCCTGGCCGAACACGACGTCGTCCTCGGACCCGGCGAGGCCGCCGAGTTCGACACCAAGGTGCCGCACTGGTTCGGGAGCGCGGACGGCAGGCCCGTCGAGCTCCTGAGCCTCTTCGGCAAACAGGGCGAGCGCATGCACGTCCGCGCCAAGCCCCGCGCGTGA
- a CDS encoding three-helix bundle dimerization domain-containing protein yields the protein MTGLPEPSVQEVQHELDRVTEFLADRFGTIDRATVRRFVTDTYDQLARQATVRTHLIALTERAARDRLRDHAAE from the coding sequence ATGACCGGTCTCCCCGAACCCTCCGTCCAGGAAGTCCAGCACGAACTCGACCGGGTCACCGAGTTCCTGGCCGACCGCTTCGGCACCATCGACCGGGCCACGGTGCGGCGGTTCGTGACGGACACCTACGACCAACTCGCACGGCAGGCCACCGTCCGTACGCACCTGATCGCACTGACCGAGCGCGCCGCCAGGGACCGGCTGCGGGACCACGCCGCTGAGTGA
- a CDS encoding class I SAM-dependent methyltransferase, producing MQQPSDLETVRESYDRVADAYVELGVGRLEAVPWLRAVLAAFAESVRGLGPVLDVGCGPGNVTAHLTELGLDASGVDLSPRMVEHARRQYPDLRFSVASATELDLAPASLGGVLGWWSLFNLPRAALPGVLRTFAEALVPGGQALIGTHVGDGDVPRTEGYGGLPVSWTTHLYRPEELAGMLVDAGLEVIAELRLPAQPPSMRPQVLLAARRPA from the coding sequence GTGCAGCAGCCCTCCGACCTCGAGACGGTCCGCGAGTCCTACGACCGGGTCGCCGATGCCTACGTGGAACTCGGCGTGGGCCGGTTGGAGGCGGTGCCGTGGCTACGGGCCGTGCTCGCCGCATTCGCCGAGTCCGTCCGCGGCCTTGGCCCGGTCTTGGACGTCGGCTGCGGCCCCGGCAACGTCACCGCGCACCTCACCGAACTCGGTCTGGACGCCTCGGGCGTCGACCTGTCGCCGCGGATGGTCGAACACGCCCGCAGACAGTACCCCGACCTGCGGTTCTCCGTCGCCTCGGCGACTGAGCTCGACCTCGCGCCTGCTTCGCTCGGCGGCGTGCTCGGCTGGTGGTCGCTGTTCAACCTGCCGCGGGCGGCGCTGCCGGGCGTGCTGCGGACTTTCGCCGAGGCGCTCGTCCCCGGCGGTCAGGCGTTGATCGGCACGCATGTCGGCGACGGCGACGTCCCGCGGACTGAGGGGTACGGTGGCCTTCCGGTGTCCTGGACGACCCACCTGTACCGCCCCGAGGAGCTGGCCGGGATGCTGGTCGACGCCGGTCTCGAGGTGATCGCCGAGCTGCGGCTGCCCGCGCAGCCGCCGTCGATGCGCCCGCAGGTACTGCTTGCCGCGCGGCGCCCGGCCTGA
- a CDS encoding TetR/AcrR family transcriptional regulator produces the protein MSETKRVTKRRTQTRQRLLDAALTVFAEQGFGASTVEQVCDRAGYTRGAFYSNFVSLDELFLAMWEQRSAEMLADLRATLVETPPTLEAAIEQLLAAIPVDDEWYRVTAEFTAHALRNPALKRVMAAREDAILETIMPILEPALATAGRVVPDRRAFGLALVAVHDGTATQCLMDPDDESIRAARHRLFATVVRAYSEEQS, from the coding sequence ATGTCGGAGACCAAGCGCGTCACCAAGCGGCGGACCCAAACCCGCCAACGGCTCCTCGACGCCGCTCTGACCGTCTTCGCCGAGCAGGGATTCGGCGCCTCGACGGTCGAGCAGGTCTGCGACCGCGCCGGCTACACCCGCGGCGCCTTCTACTCGAACTTCGTGTCCCTGGACGAGCTGTTCCTGGCCATGTGGGAACAGCGATCCGCCGAGATGCTCGCCGACCTGCGCGCCACCCTCGTCGAGACGCCACCGACCTTGGAAGCCGCCATCGAACAGCTCCTGGCGGCCATCCCAGTGGACGACGAGTGGTACCGCGTCACGGCCGAGTTCACCGCGCACGCCCTGCGCAACCCCGCGCTCAAGCGGGTCATGGCGGCCAGGGAGGACGCGATCCTGGAGACGATCATGCCCATCCTGGAGCCCGCCCTGGCCACCGCGGGCCGCGTCGTCCCCGACCGCCGTGCCTTCGGCCTGGCCCTGGTCGCCGTCCACGACGGGACCGCCACCCAATGCCTGATGGACCCCGACGACGAGAGCATCCGAGCGGCCAGACACCGCCTGTTCGCCACCGTCGTCCGCGCTTACAGCGAGGAGCAATCATGA
- a CDS encoding trans-aconitate 2-methyltransferase encodes MSNGHGHHHTDIDWAVMATWLEDSGELQLPALRDTATRLADLLDPNHKIRRVLDIGSGPGVMTSVLADAFPDAEAVAVDGSPELLDRALARAERLGLGGRVTVRHAELPEGLDGIGQADLIWSSRAVHHLGDQQAALTALAEVLRPGGLLAVAEGGLPMRFLPRDINIGRPGLQARLDVAQEEWFEVMRTELPGSTPVVEDWTAMLSRAGLTHVGSFTSLLDLPAPLGETGRAYLHAHLSRIRHTVTDALDTQDRDTLDALLDPDSPESILRRPDAFILSATTVFTGTRTDA; translated from the coding sequence ATGAGCAACGGACACGGACACCACCACACCGACATCGACTGGGCGGTCATGGCCACCTGGCTGGAGGACAGCGGCGAACTGCAACTGCCCGCCCTCCGCGACACGGCGACCCGCCTCGCCGACCTACTGGACCCCAACCACAAGATCCGGCGCGTCCTGGACATCGGCAGCGGCCCCGGCGTGATGACCAGCGTGCTGGCCGATGCCTTCCCCGACGCCGAAGCGGTCGCCGTCGACGGTTCGCCGGAACTGCTGGACCGCGCACTGGCCCGCGCGGAGCGACTCGGCCTCGGCGGCCGGGTCACTGTCAGGCATGCGGAACTGCCAGAAGGTCTCGACGGTATCGGCCAGGCGGACCTGATCTGGAGCAGCCGCGCGGTACACCACCTCGGCGACCAGCAGGCCGCGCTGACCGCGCTCGCCGAGGTGCTGCGGCCCGGCGGTCTGCTCGCAGTGGCCGAGGGCGGTCTGCCGATGCGCTTCCTCCCCCGCGACATCAACATCGGCAGGCCAGGCCTCCAGGCCCGACTCGACGTCGCCCAAGAGGAGTGGTTCGAGGTCATGCGGACCGAACTGCCCGGCAGCACCCCCGTGGTCGAGGACTGGACCGCGATGCTCAGCCGCGCCGGCCTGACCCACGTCGGCAGCTTCACGTCGCTACTGGACCTGCCCGCGCCCCTGGGGGAGACAGGCCGCGCCTACCTCCACGCCCACCTGTCCCGGATCCGACACACGGTGACCGACGCCTTGGACACACAGGACCGCGACACCCTCGACGCGTTGCTCGACCCCGACTCCCCGGAGAGCATCCTGCGGCGACCCGACGCTTTCATCCTGTCCGCCACCACGGTCTTCACCGGCACCCGCACCGACGCCTAG
- a CDS encoding HNH endonuclease family protein, with the protein MTRARVGIGGVRALLVSLGLVALSGCAIPSATGTTPMPVDERVPVGTLDMAAARTALDGLTVAVPGRMGGYERDCDKGAQCVFGRPWQDTDGDGCDQRSQVLARDLVDVERKPGRCAVTAGTLHDPYTGKTVDRAKVQIEHVVPLAEMWRSGAAKWPIADRVTAANDLGNLIAVDGKTNQSRGDKIPGGIGAQHWLPPNTGYHCSFARIYATVKGRYKLTVTAPERAELIKALETCPA; encoded by the coding sequence ATGACACGGGCGAGGGTGGGGATCGGCGGAGTCCGCGCGCTGTTGGTCAGCCTTGGGCTGGTTGCCCTCTCCGGGTGCGCGATACCGTCCGCGACCGGGACGACGCCGATGCCGGTGGACGAACGGGTGCCCGTGGGCACGCTCGACATGGCCGCCGCCCGCACCGCCCTTGACGGGCTGACCGTCGCCGTGCCGGGAAGGATGGGTGGCTACGAGCGCGACTGCGACAAGGGTGCCCAGTGTGTGTTCGGCAGGCCATGGCAGGACACCGACGGCGACGGCTGCGACCAGCGCTCCCAGGTGCTCGCACGCGACCTGGTCGACGTGGAGCGCAAACCGGGTAGGTGCGCGGTCACCGCCGGGACGCTGCACGACCCGTACACCGGCAAGACGGTCGACCGGGCCAAGGTCCAAATCGAACACGTCGTGCCACTGGCCGAGATGTGGCGCTCCGGCGCGGCCAAGTGGCCGATCGCCGACCGGGTCACCGCTGCCAACGACCTGGGCAACCTGATCGCGGTCGACGGCAAGACCAACCAGTCGCGCGGCGACAAGATCCCCGGCGGAATCGGCGCGCAGCACTGGTTGCCGCCGAACACCGGCTACCACTGCTCATTCGCGCGGATCTACGCCACGGTCAAGGGCCGCTACAAGCTCACGGTCACCGCTCCCGAACGGGCCGAGCTGATCAAAGCGCTGGAGACCTGTCCGGCCTGA
- a CDS encoding alpha/beta hydrolase: protein MFHSGLKRIRRACAIGVAALGLSVLLPAAQSQASEITCRELDMPVTLAGLPQTMYGKLCVPDGARTVQVLIPGGTYNSTYWDSPYDAATRSFRLAANHAGYATLTVDRLGSGRSSKPLSATVTAIGQADAIHQVVRKLRAGTFGPAFDKVILGGHSLGSAIAMMEAGTYHDVDGVLITGMAHRLSVLGTLPLFSSLIPAALDSKFAGLGLDIGYLTTRAGTRYTSFHSPGPRDTGVTGTDETTKDVVAPGEVLDGALIGAVIPYTRLIDVPVLLALGDDPAFCGLLGTDCSSAEGLRGAEALYYSPAARLRAYVHHGYGHAINFAPDAPAYHDFVTRWADEMVGRG from the coding sequence GTGTTCCACAGTGGACTCAAGCGGATTCGCCGCGCCTGCGCGATCGGCGTCGCCGCACTCGGCCTGAGCGTGCTGCTGCCCGCCGCGCAGTCGCAGGCCAGTGAGATCACCTGCCGGGAGCTGGACATGCCGGTCACCCTGGCGGGCCTACCGCAGACCATGTACGGCAAGCTCTGCGTCCCCGACGGCGCGCGGACCGTGCAGGTGCTCATCCCCGGCGGGACCTACAACAGCACGTACTGGGACTCCCCCTACGACGCGGCAACCCGGTCGTTCCGCCTCGCGGCCAACCACGCGGGCTACGCCACGCTGACCGTCGACCGGCTCGGCTCCGGGCGCAGCTCGAAGCCGCTCAGCGCCACCGTGACCGCGATCGGCCAGGCCGACGCGATCCACCAGGTCGTGCGGAAGCTGCGCGCGGGCACGTTCGGCCCGGCGTTCGACAAGGTGATCCTCGGCGGGCACTCGCTCGGCTCGGCCATCGCGATGATGGAGGCGGGCACCTACCACGACGTCGACGGCGTGCTGATCACCGGAATGGCCCACCGGCTCAGCGTGCTGGGCACGCTGCCGCTGTTCAGCTCACTCATCCCAGCCGCCCTCGACAGCAAGTTCGCAGGCCTCGGCCTCGACATCGGCTACCTGACCACCCGCGCGGGCACCCGCTACACCTCCTTCCACAGCCCCGGCCCCAGGGACACCGGTGTCACCGGGACCGACGAGACGACCAAGGACGTGGTCGCCCCCGGCGAGGTCCTCGACGGCGCGCTGATCGGCGCGGTGATCCCTTACACCCGGCTCATCGACGTGCCGGTACTGCTCGCCCTCGGCGACGACCCGGCCTTCTGCGGCCTGCTCGGCACCGACTGCTCCAGCGCCGAGGGCCTGCGCGGCGCCGAGGCCCTGTACTACTCGCCCGCCGCGCGATTGCGCGCCTATGTCCACCACGGCTACGGTCACGCGATCAACTTCGCCCCCGACGCCCCCGCCTACCACGACTTCGTGACGCGCTGGGCCGACGAGATGGTCGGCCGCGGCTGA